Proteins encoded by one window of Venturia canescens isolate UGA chromosome 2, ASM1945775v1, whole genome shotgun sequence:
- the LOC122406803 gene encoding uncharacterized protein isoform X2 translates to MASSSMDMIDQKILDVLKQQPKIPKELEDYLESAAKAFQTKAYTKAAKYFNDFLDANNKDNKYLSNDDETIVLVTYMSCLCFIESADSKNWWDAVNALEKLVNYQGAKYPMVYWALGKAYVKLYRFGKAAHALAKCCYLIRERNVKCPGYCIPGSNEIIPESTKEGLEYAILGLKEHMLVYHRPNTVCCLNECSNFSANESETKAIFFGSPTFIGMVQVTCNNSCNNCIMRFHVVCWKAKKESLCSSGKLSDKEVLHLECFTPNCVDAKGVRSIIRKIEIIDDQGIVKATIEPRGDDAVKHAKTASTPKGAIKKQQQPKLKNSSEPRAPVVRNPKPPVVQKEVVKVEVAEEGDDLQDEQTLKLAVEKLKTLRAKNFGIKDEKIWKPNLSMYGNDFMLKTAEAMPDPDFSDDRPYDEEKAFVFSYLFEFISNNGPMKLSRLDEKWKEMQMEILGKPCQSISSHHADIGDFLTQSLKLAIVGDYISTADKLPEAYYLARNDACEIVKFFMEPDADENSTGSSLDDEAAFNDFIHQDYDYSMSNSTITNGAQSLNGEPLFVPHASINNKKKCDNEYTNGFASTKDIMEPEEIREINKTDMCPSNVAKSGSSSNVECSGDNVLVDKSATIKNFTPPIQAEKNSTKLPYSLELPQKNTGIESVENGDGEIEKESFIDQAYRHEGGDSPKVTVKGAYSVSDIENHVKSSPLELKILHRISARDTSANETKLTKVYQNQNALINAVCKTSVNSIDSENSKQVPIVENKTATLPNVEAVEKSAIPPPKTNNVLKSMTSHVDNLKLILEVQLLKDELAEIREEKEKLQTDLKVVTDNSTIIIGRLAMDLLTKQYNFNRSALTEVLNELYFEYKLISNIQNILHSSIGTKLPLNESEITSNITEVEKRINNYQEKFIKVRDELSASLVEGNFQSINLPPEQIPDIPKQNLDHVLQSAFGLYRMHFLKEFQNLQMPKGPTSFMPPQFGPIPPYWPPLNVHSNIYNQRPLVNDQNPRNSQPFDQVQQQFAQPNFGSSMLPPPYFGARQYVARPSLPPLNSYLSYPPPLLNPQRPAAPNHLNNPAATELPFNPTRQTTDQVNDQSQANSKFGPQPPCDSNSKQSTTSFLGEPLQFLKDKSNYRGSQEKIAVPDCSLELSNSTGNLAQPHTKINDPSSGAGPSTDSEPVQNHAEIVKGAGDNVSIISQPKTPVRTTRAHSMDKLMRRLRSHYTGVLELDLLKSIECVRKQHNNSLSKLPICRIIQEADNFIGIIQQRQLCGYVKYQPNQYSAVRSPITPNRGDTERMKASTSSGTPLKKESTVSSGSKKKWEPVHIPNESWKKDPAANSECAICFETMSNGNIMTLECQHSFHKQCMRDWHKHQIVIGSCPLCRRHTPIDNEFPPLG, encoded by the exons ATGGCAAGCAGTTCCATGGATATGATTGACCAAAAAATCTTAGATGTCCTGAAACAACAGCCTAAAATTCCAAAG gaaCTCGAAGACTATTTGGAATCAGCGGCCAAAGCATTTCAGACCAAAGCTTATACAAAAGCCGCAAAatattttaacgattttttagaTGCAAATAACAAAGACAACAAATACTTA AGTAACGATGATGAAACCATTGTACTAGTAACATACATGTCATGCCTATGTTTTATCGAATCTGCTGACTCTAAGAATTGGTGGGATGCTGTTAacgcattagaaaaattagtCAATTATCAAGGTGCTAAATATCCAATGGTGTATTGGGCCCTAGGAAAAGCTTACGTCAAACTTTatcg TTTTGGAAAAGCTGCTCATGCACTTGCAAAATGTTGTTACTTAATTCGTGAACGTAATGTGAAGTGTCCAGGATATTGTATCCCAGGTAGTAATGAAATCATTCCTGAATCTACAAAGGAGGGTCTTGAG TATGCTATTTTAGGTCTCAAGGAGCACATGCTTGTTTATCATAGACCAAACACTGTATGCTGCTTAAATGAGTGTTCGAACTTCAGTGCCAATGAATCTGAGACGAAAGCAATATTTTTTGG GAGTCCAACTTTCATTGGGATGGTACAGGTCACTTGTAATAATTCTTGCAATAATTGTATCATGCGTTTTCACGTTGTTTGTTGGAAGGCTAAAAAAGAGTCATTGTGTTCATCCGGTAAACTTTCTGACAAG GAAGTTCTTCACTTGGAATGCTTCACTCCGAATTGCGTAGATGCTAAAGGGGTCCGTTCCATTATCAGAAAAATAGAGATTATCGATGATCAGGGTATTGTTAAAGCGACCATAGAACCCCGAGGCGATGATGCTGTCAAGCATGCTAAGACTGCTTCAACGCCTAAAGGAGCCATAAAAAAGCAACAG CAACCCAAACTTAAAAATTCGAGCGAACCACGTGCTCCGGTGGTACGAAATCCCAAGCCACCTGTTGTACAGAAAGAAGTAGTTAAAGTAGAAGTAGCTGAGGAAGGAGACGATTTACAGGACGAACA GACCCTTAAGCTTGCAGtggaaaaactgaaaactCTTAGAGCTAAGAATTTTGGAATAAAGGACGAGAAGATT TGGAAACCAAATTTGTCAATGTACGGTAATGATTTCATGTTAAAAACAGCCGAAGCTATGCCGGATCCAGATTTTTCCGATGATCGTCCATATGACGAGGAAAaagcttttgttttttc ATATTTGTTTGAGTTCATATCAAATAATGGTCCCATGAAATTGAGTCGTCttgatgaaaaatggaaagaaatgCAAATGGAAATACTTGGAAAACCGTGTCAATCCATATCATCGCATCACGCTG ATATAGGGGACTTTTTGACGCAGTCATTGAAACTCGCAATTGTTGGTGATTATATATCTACGGCAGATAAACTTCCAGAAGCTTATTACTTAGCGAGAAATGATGCTTGTGAAatagtgaaattttttatggagCCCGACGCAGATGAAAATTCAACGGGTTCGTCTTTAGATG ACGAGGCAGCTTTCAATGACTTCATTCACCAAGATTATGACTACTCAATGTCAAATTCAACGATCACTAATGGTGCTCAAAGCCTTAACGGCGAACCTCTGTTCGTTCCTCATGCgtcaattaataataaaaagaaatgtgACAACGAGTATACAAATGGGTTTGCTTCGACGAAAGATATTATGGAACCAGAAGAAATccgagaaattaacaaaactgATATGTGCCCGTCCAATGTTGCAAAATCAGGGTCATCTTCAAATGTTGAATGCTCAGGAGATAACGTGCTCGTTGATAAATCAGcgacaataaaaaacttcacacCGCCCATTCAggcggaaaaaaattctacaaaaCTTCCGTATTCGCTCGAATTACCACAAAAAAATACTGGCATCGAATCAGTGGAGAATGGCGATGGAGAAATCGAGAAAGAATCGTTTATTGATCAAGCCTACAGACATGAAGGAGGGGATTCACCGAAAGTCACGGTCAAAGGAGCTTACAGCGTTTCTGACATTGAGAATCACGTTAAATCATCTCCACtagaattgaaaattctacACCGCATATCAGCACGCGATACATCAGCAAACGAAACTAAATTGACGAAAGTATATCAGAATCAGAATGCTCTGATCAACGCTGTTTGTAAAACATCGGTTAATTCG ATTGATTCTGAAAATTCCAAACAAGTACCGATTGTGGAGAATAAAACGGCGACTTTGCCGAATGTGGAAGCTGTGGAAAAGTCTGCGATACCTCCACCCAAAaccaataatgttttaaagTCGATGACCAGTCATGTGGataatttaaaattgattttggaGGTGCAACTATTGAAGGATGAGTTGGCCGAAATAAgggaggagaaggagaagTTACAGACGGACCTCAA AGTCGTGACCGATAACTCTACGATAATTATAGGACGATTGGCAATGGACCTGTTGACTAAACAATACAATTTTAATCGAAGCGCTCTAACTGA ggTCTTGAACGAGTTATATTTCGAGTACAAACTGAtttcgaatattcagaatattCTGCATTCCTCCATTGGCACAAAATTGCCACTAAACGAATCTGAAATCACGAGCAACATCAcggaagttgaaaaaagaattaacaATTATCAG gaaaaatttataaaagtaCGAGACGAGTTGTCGGCGAGTTTGGTTGAAGGAAATTTCCAATCAATAAATTTGCCACCGGAGCAAATTCCCGACATTCCGAAGCAAAACTTGGATCACGTTCTCCAATCGGCGTTCGGCCTGTACAGAATGCATTTTCTGAAggagtttcaaaatttgcagatGCCTAAAGGACCAACTTCCTTCATGCCTCCTCAATTCGGCCCGATTCCACCTTACTGGCCTCCTCTTAATGTACACAGCAATATTTACAACCAAAGACCCCTCGTGAATGATCAGAATCCCCGAAATTCTCAACCCTTCGACCAGGTCCAACAACAGTTTGCTCAGCCAAACTTTGGCTCTTCTATGCTTCCGCCGCCGTACTTCGGCGCGCGACAATATGTAGCACGCCCATCGCTACCGCCGTTAAATTCATATTTAAGTTATCCTCCACCGTTACTGAATCCTCAACGACCCGCAGCGCCGAATCATTTAAATAATCCTGCTGCGACTGAACTCCCTTTCAATCCGACGAGGCAGACAACCGACCAAGTAAACGATCAATCGCAggcaaattcaaaattcggaCCACAGCCGCCCTGTGATTCTAACTCCAAGCAAAGCACAACGTCATTCTTAGGAGAGCCTCTTCAGTTTTTAAAAGACAAATCAAATTATCGTGGATCTCAAGAAAAAATCGCTGTTCCTGATTGCTCGCTGGAACTGTCTAACTCCACTGGGAATCTCGCGCAACCGCACACCAAAATAAATGACCCTTCATCGGGAGCTGGTCCTTCCACGGATTCTGAGCCCGTGCAGAATCATGCTGAGATTGTAAAAGGAGCTGGCGATAACGTTTCGATAATTTCACAGCCAAAAACTCCGGTTCGCACAACACGTGCTCATAGCATGGATAAATTGATGCGGCGTCTCAGATCTCACTACACCGGAGTATTGGA ATTGGATTTGCTGAAGAGTATCGAGTGCGTCCGCAAGCAGCACAATAATTCATTATCGAAATTACCGATCTGCCGAATAATACAAGAAGCTGACAATTTCATCGGGATAATTCAACAAAGAC aaTTGTGCGGTTACGTGAAATACCAGCCGAATCAATATTCCGCAGTGCGTTCGCCGATCACGCCGAATCGGGGGGACACCGAACGCATGAAGGCCTCTACATCAAGCG GAACTCCATTGAAAAAAGAGTCAACGGTATCTTCgggatctaaaaaaaaatgggaaccGGTGCATATTCCGAATGAATCATGGAAAAAAGACCCCGCTGCCAACTCAGAGTGCGCGATATGCTTTGAAACGATGTCGAACGGCAATATTATGACTTTGGAGTGTCAACACTCCTTTCATAAACAG tGCATGCGCGATTGGCACAAGCACCAAATAGTGATTGGTTCATGTCCACTGTGCCGTCGTCATACACCGATTGACAACGAATTTCCTCCGTTGGGTTAG
- the LOC122406803 gene encoding uncharacterized protein isoform X1 translates to MASSSMDMIDQKILDVLKQQPKIPKELEDYLESAAKAFQTKAYTKAAKYFNDFLDANNKDNKYLSNDDETIVLVTYMSCLCFIESADSKNWWDAVNALEKLVNYQGAKYPMVYWALGKAYVKLYRFGKAAHALAKCCYLIRERNVKCPGYCIPGSNEIIPESTKEGLEYAILGLKEHMLVYHRPNTVCCLNECSNFSANESETKAIFFGSPTFIGMVQVTCNNSCNNCIMRFHVVCWKAKKESLCSSGKLSDKEVLHLECFTPNCVDAKGVRSIIRKIEIIDDQGIVKATIEPRGDDAVKHAKTASTPKGAIKKQQQQPKLKNSSEPRAPVVRNPKPPVVQKEVVKVEVAEEGDDLQDEQTLKLAVEKLKTLRAKNFGIKDEKIWKPNLSMYGNDFMLKTAEAMPDPDFSDDRPYDEEKAFVFSYLFEFISNNGPMKLSRLDEKWKEMQMEILGKPCQSISSHHADIGDFLTQSLKLAIVGDYISTADKLPEAYYLARNDACEIVKFFMEPDADENSTGSSLDDEAAFNDFIHQDYDYSMSNSTITNGAQSLNGEPLFVPHASINNKKKCDNEYTNGFASTKDIMEPEEIREINKTDMCPSNVAKSGSSSNVECSGDNVLVDKSATIKNFTPPIQAEKNSTKLPYSLELPQKNTGIESVENGDGEIEKESFIDQAYRHEGGDSPKVTVKGAYSVSDIENHVKSSPLELKILHRISARDTSANETKLTKVYQNQNALINAVCKTSVNSIDSENSKQVPIVENKTATLPNVEAVEKSAIPPPKTNNVLKSMTSHVDNLKLILEVQLLKDELAEIREEKEKLQTDLKVVTDNSTIIIGRLAMDLLTKQYNFNRSALTEVLNELYFEYKLISNIQNILHSSIGTKLPLNESEITSNITEVEKRINNYQEKFIKVRDELSASLVEGNFQSINLPPEQIPDIPKQNLDHVLQSAFGLYRMHFLKEFQNLQMPKGPTSFMPPQFGPIPPYWPPLNVHSNIYNQRPLVNDQNPRNSQPFDQVQQQFAQPNFGSSMLPPPYFGARQYVARPSLPPLNSYLSYPPPLLNPQRPAAPNHLNNPAATELPFNPTRQTTDQVNDQSQANSKFGPQPPCDSNSKQSTTSFLGEPLQFLKDKSNYRGSQEKIAVPDCSLELSNSTGNLAQPHTKINDPSSGAGPSTDSEPVQNHAEIVKGAGDNVSIISQPKTPVRTTRAHSMDKLMRRLRSHYTGVLELDLLKSIECVRKQHNNSLSKLPICRIIQEADNFIGIIQQRQLCGYVKYQPNQYSAVRSPITPNRGDTERMKASTSSGTPLKKESTVSSGSKKKWEPVHIPNESWKKDPAANSECAICFETMSNGNIMTLECQHSFHKQCMRDWHKHQIVIGSCPLCRRHTPIDNEFPPLG, encoded by the exons ATGGCAAGCAGTTCCATGGATATGATTGACCAAAAAATCTTAGATGTCCTGAAACAACAGCCTAAAATTCCAAAG gaaCTCGAAGACTATTTGGAATCAGCGGCCAAAGCATTTCAGACCAAAGCTTATACAAAAGCCGCAAAatattttaacgattttttagaTGCAAATAACAAAGACAACAAATACTTA AGTAACGATGATGAAACCATTGTACTAGTAACATACATGTCATGCCTATGTTTTATCGAATCTGCTGACTCTAAGAATTGGTGGGATGCTGTTAacgcattagaaaaattagtCAATTATCAAGGTGCTAAATATCCAATGGTGTATTGGGCCCTAGGAAAAGCTTACGTCAAACTTTatcg TTTTGGAAAAGCTGCTCATGCACTTGCAAAATGTTGTTACTTAATTCGTGAACGTAATGTGAAGTGTCCAGGATATTGTATCCCAGGTAGTAATGAAATCATTCCTGAATCTACAAAGGAGGGTCTTGAG TATGCTATTTTAGGTCTCAAGGAGCACATGCTTGTTTATCATAGACCAAACACTGTATGCTGCTTAAATGAGTGTTCGAACTTCAGTGCCAATGAATCTGAGACGAAAGCAATATTTTTTGG GAGTCCAACTTTCATTGGGATGGTACAGGTCACTTGTAATAATTCTTGCAATAATTGTATCATGCGTTTTCACGTTGTTTGTTGGAAGGCTAAAAAAGAGTCATTGTGTTCATCCGGTAAACTTTCTGACAAG GAAGTTCTTCACTTGGAATGCTTCACTCCGAATTGCGTAGATGCTAAAGGGGTCCGTTCCATTATCAGAAAAATAGAGATTATCGATGATCAGGGTATTGTTAAAGCGACCATAGAACCCCGAGGCGATGATGCTGTCAAGCATGCTAAGACTGCTTCAACGCCTAAAGGAGCCATAAAAAAGCAACAG CAGCAACCCAAACTTAAAAATTCGAGCGAACCACGTGCTCCGGTGGTACGAAATCCCAAGCCACCTGTTGTACAGAAAGAAGTAGTTAAAGTAGAAGTAGCTGAGGAAGGAGACGATTTACAGGACGAACA GACCCTTAAGCTTGCAGtggaaaaactgaaaactCTTAGAGCTAAGAATTTTGGAATAAAGGACGAGAAGATT TGGAAACCAAATTTGTCAATGTACGGTAATGATTTCATGTTAAAAACAGCCGAAGCTATGCCGGATCCAGATTTTTCCGATGATCGTCCATATGACGAGGAAAaagcttttgttttttc ATATTTGTTTGAGTTCATATCAAATAATGGTCCCATGAAATTGAGTCGTCttgatgaaaaatggaaagaaatgCAAATGGAAATACTTGGAAAACCGTGTCAATCCATATCATCGCATCACGCTG ATATAGGGGACTTTTTGACGCAGTCATTGAAACTCGCAATTGTTGGTGATTATATATCTACGGCAGATAAACTTCCAGAAGCTTATTACTTAGCGAGAAATGATGCTTGTGAAatagtgaaattttttatggagCCCGACGCAGATGAAAATTCAACGGGTTCGTCTTTAGATG ACGAGGCAGCTTTCAATGACTTCATTCACCAAGATTATGACTACTCAATGTCAAATTCAACGATCACTAATGGTGCTCAAAGCCTTAACGGCGAACCTCTGTTCGTTCCTCATGCgtcaattaataataaaaagaaatgtgACAACGAGTATACAAATGGGTTTGCTTCGACGAAAGATATTATGGAACCAGAAGAAATccgagaaattaacaaaactgATATGTGCCCGTCCAATGTTGCAAAATCAGGGTCATCTTCAAATGTTGAATGCTCAGGAGATAACGTGCTCGTTGATAAATCAGcgacaataaaaaacttcacacCGCCCATTCAggcggaaaaaaattctacaaaaCTTCCGTATTCGCTCGAATTACCACAAAAAAATACTGGCATCGAATCAGTGGAGAATGGCGATGGAGAAATCGAGAAAGAATCGTTTATTGATCAAGCCTACAGACATGAAGGAGGGGATTCACCGAAAGTCACGGTCAAAGGAGCTTACAGCGTTTCTGACATTGAGAATCACGTTAAATCATCTCCACtagaattgaaaattctacACCGCATATCAGCACGCGATACATCAGCAAACGAAACTAAATTGACGAAAGTATATCAGAATCAGAATGCTCTGATCAACGCTGTTTGTAAAACATCGGTTAATTCG ATTGATTCTGAAAATTCCAAACAAGTACCGATTGTGGAGAATAAAACGGCGACTTTGCCGAATGTGGAAGCTGTGGAAAAGTCTGCGATACCTCCACCCAAAaccaataatgttttaaagTCGATGACCAGTCATGTGGataatttaaaattgattttggaGGTGCAACTATTGAAGGATGAGTTGGCCGAAATAAgggaggagaaggagaagTTACAGACGGACCTCAA AGTCGTGACCGATAACTCTACGATAATTATAGGACGATTGGCAATGGACCTGTTGACTAAACAATACAATTTTAATCGAAGCGCTCTAACTGA ggTCTTGAACGAGTTATATTTCGAGTACAAACTGAtttcgaatattcagaatattCTGCATTCCTCCATTGGCACAAAATTGCCACTAAACGAATCTGAAATCACGAGCAACATCAcggaagttgaaaaaagaattaacaATTATCAG gaaaaatttataaaagtaCGAGACGAGTTGTCGGCGAGTTTGGTTGAAGGAAATTTCCAATCAATAAATTTGCCACCGGAGCAAATTCCCGACATTCCGAAGCAAAACTTGGATCACGTTCTCCAATCGGCGTTCGGCCTGTACAGAATGCATTTTCTGAAggagtttcaaaatttgcagatGCCTAAAGGACCAACTTCCTTCATGCCTCCTCAATTCGGCCCGATTCCACCTTACTGGCCTCCTCTTAATGTACACAGCAATATTTACAACCAAAGACCCCTCGTGAATGATCAGAATCCCCGAAATTCTCAACCCTTCGACCAGGTCCAACAACAGTTTGCTCAGCCAAACTTTGGCTCTTCTATGCTTCCGCCGCCGTACTTCGGCGCGCGACAATATGTAGCACGCCCATCGCTACCGCCGTTAAATTCATATTTAAGTTATCCTCCACCGTTACTGAATCCTCAACGACCCGCAGCGCCGAATCATTTAAATAATCCTGCTGCGACTGAACTCCCTTTCAATCCGACGAGGCAGACAACCGACCAAGTAAACGATCAATCGCAggcaaattcaaaattcggaCCACAGCCGCCCTGTGATTCTAACTCCAAGCAAAGCACAACGTCATTCTTAGGAGAGCCTCTTCAGTTTTTAAAAGACAAATCAAATTATCGTGGATCTCAAGAAAAAATCGCTGTTCCTGATTGCTCGCTGGAACTGTCTAACTCCACTGGGAATCTCGCGCAACCGCACACCAAAATAAATGACCCTTCATCGGGAGCTGGTCCTTCCACGGATTCTGAGCCCGTGCAGAATCATGCTGAGATTGTAAAAGGAGCTGGCGATAACGTTTCGATAATTTCACAGCCAAAAACTCCGGTTCGCACAACACGTGCTCATAGCATGGATAAATTGATGCGGCGTCTCAGATCTCACTACACCGGAGTATTGGA ATTGGATTTGCTGAAGAGTATCGAGTGCGTCCGCAAGCAGCACAATAATTCATTATCGAAATTACCGATCTGCCGAATAATACAAGAAGCTGACAATTTCATCGGGATAATTCAACAAAGAC aaTTGTGCGGTTACGTGAAATACCAGCCGAATCAATATTCCGCAGTGCGTTCGCCGATCACGCCGAATCGGGGGGACACCGAACGCATGAAGGCCTCTACATCAAGCG GAACTCCATTGAAAAAAGAGTCAACGGTATCTTCgggatctaaaaaaaaatgggaaccGGTGCATATTCCGAATGAATCATGGAAAAAAGACCCCGCTGCCAACTCAGAGTGCGCGATATGCTTTGAAACGATGTCGAACGGCAATATTATGACTTTGGAGTGTCAACACTCCTTTCATAAACAG tGCATGCGCGATTGGCACAAGCACCAAATAGTGATTGGTTCATGTCCACTGTGCCGTCGTCATACACCGATTGACAACGAATTTCCTCCGTTGGGTTAG
- the LOC122407125 gene encoding uncharacterized protein, with product MAEEESRGVEEVVESAEKLEGLKQIDCKVGPEETRKQESPSPSRSRNDLTPGTKTKRKARSTRRRLNAMMNNSSLHFSDTDSEGELTLINAHTRNSSPGKIVRKIDAQNPTISVTLEGGDNASADNEIENPQLQGFGNASTGTSRRGSFVENLTDVDEIYTSEPEVEGVCKTAGNRGLVVLQDNCYQGETDCEDFSNDEGDEPSPIYVAARSDILCDFSGGTITTKEGDGPFSIEVRNQMSFDCGGAEAKEFTDTPDIVIMPTTDSEDMDASDEEDVQEGACGQREMLEDFDLLAASQIVMKNINKMDNSLTVKDVSDNDISDCHTDVEDVD from the coding sequence ATGGCTGAGGAGGAATCGAGAGGTGTCGAAGAGGTCGTGGAGAGCGCCGAGAAGTTGGAGGGTCTGAAGCAGATCGATTGTAAAGTCGGGCCGGAGGAGACGAGAAAGCAGGAGAGTCCGAGTCCCTCGAGGTCGAGGAACGATCTCACGCCGGGCACGAAAACGAAGCGCAAAGCGCGTTCGACGCGGAGGAGATTGAACGCGATGATGAACAACAGCTCGTTACACTTTTCCGACACGGATTCCGAGGGCGAGTTGACGCTGATAAACGCTCATACGAGAAATTCGAGTCCGGGTAAAATCGTGCGTAAAATCGACGCGCAGAACCCGACGATCTCCGTGACGTTGGAGGGCGGCGACAACGCGTCGGCCGACAACGAAATCGAGAATCCTCAGTTGCAGGGCTTCGGTAACGCGTCAACGGGGACTTCGCGCCGCGGTAGCTTCGTCGAGAATTTAACCGACGTCGACGAGATCTACACGAGCGAGCCCGAGGTCGAGGGTGTTTGTAAAACCGCCGGCAACAGAGGCCTCGTCGTCCTCCAAGATAATTGTTATCAGGGGGAAACCGACTGCGAGGACTTTTCCAACGACGAGGGTGACGAACCGAGTCCGATTTACGTCGCGGCCAGGAGCGACATCCTCTGCGACTTCAGCGGTGGGACAATCACTACGAAGGAAGGTGACGGTCCTTTTTCGATCGAGGTGCGAAACCAAATGTCCTTCGATTGCGGCGGCGCCGAGGCCAAAGAGTTCACCGATACCCCAGACATCGTCATAATGCCAACGACCGACAGCGAAGACATGGACGCCTCCGACGAGGAAGACGTCCAGGAGGGTGCTTGCGGACAGCGCGAAATGCTCGAGGACTTTGATCTTCTCGCTGCCTCACAAATCgtcatgaaaaatatcaacAAAATGGACAATTCTCTCACCGTTAAAGACGTCTCTGACAATGACATCAGCGATTGCCACACCGACGTCGAGGACGTCGATTAA
- the JMJD5 gene encoding bifunctional peptidase and arginyl-hydroxylase JMJD5 isoform X3: protein MTCLDQTWETLNTGYWKDVSINYRYSYTLASVIKCIFLEIECSADGESRNEVKKKKLIEIIEQIDKAILLGAPLPSAPHLMTTIASRLNNFIAQDSTKSEANEILINDNEITMELLDRFEWIKRFEKPSMETFYRDIFKPKSPALLENCLGHWKALKSWKNLDYLIKIAGNRTVPIEIGSRYTEEDWSQSLVSFAEFLQTHVSKKNDKIGYLAQHQLFEQIPEMKEDFSIPDYCNFSDTDEDPDPPDINAWFGPRGTVSPLHFDPKNNLLCQVIGYKRLIVYHPEESTNLYSYESRLLSNTAQVDPLNPDFDRWPKFKEAKGFMSYLKPGDMAFIPPGWWHHVESLTPSFSISFWWC, encoded by the exons CCTGCTTGGATCAAACATGGGAAACTTTAAATACTGGATACTGGAAAGATGTTTCAATTAATTACAGATATTCCTATACATTAGCTAGTGTCATAAAG TGTATCTTTTTGGAAATTGAATGTTCAGCTGATGGAGAAAGCAGAAATgaagttaaaaagaaaaagctgATTGAGATTATCGAGCAAATTGACAAAGCAATTTTATTGGGGGCTCCTCTCCCGAGCGCACCTCATCTCATGACCACAATTGCATCGcgattgaataattttattgctC AAGATTCCACTAAATCCGAAGCCAACGAAATCCTGATAAACGATAACGAAATCACAATGGAACTTTTGGATCGATTCGAGTGGATCAAACGTTTCGAGAAACCTTCGATGGAAACTTTTTACAGAGACATATTTAAACCTAAATCTCCAGCTTTGCTCGAAA ATTGCTTGGGCCACTGGAAGGCACTGAAATCCTGGAAAAATTTGGATTACTTGATTAAAATCGCCGGAAACCGAACAGTCCCGATAGAGATTGGTTCACGATATACCGAAGAGGATTGGTCCCAGAGTCTCGTCAGTTTTGCCGAATTTCTGCAGACCCACGTTTcaaagaaaaacgataaaatcgGTTATTTGGCACAGCATCAATTGTTCGAACAG ATTCCAGAAATGAAAGAGGATTTTTCGATACCAGATTACTGCAATTTCTCTGACACTGATGAAGATCCTGATCCACCGGACATAAATGCTTGGTTTGGTCCCCGCGGCACAGTTTCTCCATTACATTTTGATCCGAAAAACAATCTTCTTTGTCAG GTAATTGGATATAAACGATTGATAGTTTATCATCCGGAAGAGTCAACGAACTTGTATTCTTACGAATCAAGATTATTATCTAACACAGCGCAAGTGGACCCATTGAATCCAGATTTCGATAGATGGCCGAAATTCAAGGAAGCAAAAGGTTTTATGAGTTATTTAAAACCTGGCGACATGGCGTTCATACCACCAGGATGGTGGCATCACGTGGAATCTTTGACACCTAGCTTTTCAATAAGCTTTTGGTGGTGTTGA